A stretch of Natronococcus sp. CG52 DNA encodes these proteins:
- a CDS encoding DUF7344 domain-containing protein encodes MRERERGSKPITDRTAPSLDLVFDLLSNRQRRYVLYYLYEQPDGVATVDELTDHVVALEHRTASSEGEDASDVHRETIRTELQHVHLPKLADAGMVEHDQRSDTVRYWSQPSLEEWLEHAHHKEISHS; translated from the coding sequence ATGCGTGAACGGGAGCGAGGGTCAAAACCGATTACTGACAGGACGGCTCCGTCGCTAGACCTCGTTTTCGACCTTCTCTCGAACCGTCAACGGCGATACGTGCTGTATTACCTGTACGAACAACCCGACGGCGTTGCGACCGTCGACGAGCTGACAGACCACGTCGTCGCGCTCGAACACCGGACGGCGAGTTCGGAGGGCGAGGATGCGTCGGACGTCCACCGGGAGACGATACGGACGGAACTGCAACACGTCCATCTCCCGAAGCTCGCCGACGCCGGGATGGTCGAACACGACCAGCGAAGCGATACCGTCCGATACTGGAGCCAACCGTCCCTCGAGGAGTGGCTGGAACACGCCCATCACAAGGAAATTTCGCACTCCTGA
- the ndk gene encoding nucleoside-diphosphate kinase translates to MSDHERTFVMVKPDAFARGIVGEVISRLEGRGLKLVGIKVENMPRERAEEHYGEHEDKPFYDDLVDFITSGPVVPMVWEGQDATHQVRQMIGETDPLEAEPGTIRGDYALDLGRNVVHAADHEDEGANEREISIHFDDDELIDYDQHDAEWLYE, encoded by the coding sequence ATGAGCGATCACGAACGCACCTTCGTGATGGTCAAGCCCGACGCGTTCGCGCGCGGGATCGTCGGCGAAGTTATCTCGCGACTCGAGGGCCGCGGGCTGAAGCTCGTCGGCATCAAAGTCGAGAACATGCCCCGCGAGCGGGCCGAAGAACACTACGGCGAGCACGAGGACAAGCCGTTCTACGACGACCTCGTGGACTTCATCACCTCGGGCCCGGTCGTCCCGATGGTCTGGGAAGGCCAGGACGCGACCCATCAGGTCCGCCAGATGATCGGCGAGACTGATCCGCTCGAGGCCGAACCGGGTACGATCCGCGGCGACTACGCGCTCGACCTCGGTCGAAACGTCGTTCACGCGGCCGACCACGAGGACGAGGGCGCTAACGAGCGAGAGATCTCGATCCACTTCGACGACGACGAGCTGATCGATTACGATCAGCACGACGCCGAGTGGCTCTACGAGTAA